One Streptomyces sp. R28 DNA window includes the following coding sequences:
- a CDS encoding alpha/beta fold hydrolase, which yields MSDTHLTAPTQYIEVDGDRFAYRRWGKPSGVPIFLVQHFRGGMDHWDPLLTDGLAEGREVILFNGRGIASSSGTPRNRIEDMADDIAAVIRALGLEQVDLLGFSIGGFQVQEVTLRHPQLVRKLLLLGTGLRGGDPTSDPQVPDHALNPVHVLENFLFLFFGRSEAAIEAGRAFWERRHQRADQDTPASPAVAQAQVEAVIAYAEPLPGENPYTHLNAITQPTLVLNGENDVMIASINSWHLAQNIPNAQLLIYPDAGHGAQFQYPERFLKHALQFLDE from the coding sequence CAAGCCCTCCGGCGTCCCGATCTTCCTGGTCCAGCACTTCCGCGGAGGGATGGACCACTGGGACCCCCTGCTCACCGACGGCCTGGCCGAAGGCCGCGAGGTCATCCTGTTCAACGGGCGCGGCATCGCCTCGTCATCCGGCACGCCGCGTAACCGGATCGAGGACATGGCCGACGACATCGCCGCGGTCATCCGGGCGCTGGGGCTGGAGCAGGTCGATCTGCTCGGCTTCTCGATCGGCGGTTTCCAGGTACAGGAGGTCACGCTGCGCCACCCTCAGCTGGTGCGCAAGCTCCTCCTGCTCGGCACCGGCCTCCGAGGCGGGGACCCGACGAGTGACCCCCAGGTGCCTGACCACGCGCTGAATCCGGTCCACGTCCTGGAGAACTTCCTCTTCCTGTTCTTCGGCCGCTCGGAAGCCGCGATCGAAGCCGGCCGGGCCTTCTGGGAGCGGCGTCACCAGCGGGCCGACCAGGACACGCCGGCCTCGCCCGCAGTCGCGCAGGCGCAGGTCGAAGCGGTGATCGCCTATGCGGAACCGCTGCCGGGCGAGAATCCCTACACCCACCTGAATGCGATCACCCAGCCGACGCTGGTCCTCAACGGCGAGAACGACGTGATGATCGCCTCGATCAACTCCTGGCACCTCGCCCAGAACATCCCCAACGCTCAACTGCTGATCTACCCCGATGCCGGGCATGGAGCGCAGTTCCAGTACCCCGAGCGGTTCCTGAAGCACGCCCTTCAGTTCCTCGACGAGTAA